In the genome of Arachis stenosperma cultivar V10309 chromosome 2, arast.V10309.gnm1.PFL2, whole genome shotgun sequence, the window ACTCGGAATGTCATTCGCGAGGGCGGATATTGAAGTCGGCGGGATAAACCCGCCGCATTTTCACCCTAGGGCAACGGAATTGGTGCATGTTGTGGAAGGGAAAGTGTATATAGGTTTTGTTGATTCAAGCAATAGGGTTTTTGCTAGGGTTTTGGAACAAGGTGAAGTTATGGTGCTTCCAAGGGGATTGGTTCATTTCATGATGAATGTTGGTGACAAAATTGCAACAATTTTTGGAAGCTTTAATAGTCAAAACCCTGGCATGCAAAAGATTCCTTCTGCTGTGTTTGGATCTGGGATTGATGAGGAGTTATTGCAAAAGGCTTTTGGATTGGATTCTAAGCAGATTGGAAGCATGAGaagaaaatttgatccaaattCAAAGTAATATGCATCATAATAATAAGGTATTAGAAAATGTTGAGATTAATGATGTTATTATTAGTTAATATATAGTAGTGATCTATATTGTGTTATTACATTTTGAAAGTTCATATGACTTATGAGTCATAAATCTTGGAGTCTCTAAGttttgttactttttttttttcttttcttcaagaGTTTGTGTATGtctacttctttttcttctataaGTTCTTATTATAGTAATGgtataataatattaaagtaatatgtattttttttgcatatatttttatattttttaatttttatattaaaaaatatcaataaaaagtGAGAGGtgataaaaaaatgttttatatactataaaaaaatatacagaAGTGTATACAAAAAGTAGtataagtatatttttttttctctattatAAAACATCAAAAATACTCATTTTTACTTCTCTtcataatatgaaaaaaatgtttaattattcatttgattcttataattttaacaaatttgcaattaaatatttacaattaaaaatttataattatgaCTCTAAATTAGATAACAAAAATGTTTAATTAAGTCCTTTCTAACAGTTTCTTATTAAAAAGTATGAAATATAATTGTAATATACGTTTTTGTTAAATGAAAGATGATTATATATAggtttataaaaattaacaaaataattaaaaaaatatcaatgtCATCCTAACAAAAATCACAGTATCTTGAGAT includes:
- the LOC130962021 gene encoding germin-like protein subfamily 3 member 2 produces the protein MFSQNTLLIFFAIFFLHVSTITFASDPDPVQDFCIPHQKLLGSMNASHHHGTPSILPCKNSSKATATDFVFSSTKAAGNFSEDGIAVISASLANFPGLNTLGMSFARADIEVGGINPPHFHPRATELVHVVEGKVYIGFVDSSNRVFARVLEQGEVMVLPRGLVHFMMNVGDKIATIFGSFNSQNPGMQKIPSAVFGSGIDEELLQKAFGLDSKQIGSMRRKFDPNSK